From the Streptomyces sp. Sge12 genome, the window CAGCACGCCGAGCGCGGGGCGTTCGTAGGAATCGCCGCGCTCCGTCTCGATCTTGATCGCCAACATGGCCACACCGTGCCACACGCCACTGACAACGCCCGCCGGACCATGAGGTCCGGCGGGCGTTGTCAGTGGCCATCGGCGACCGGGTGCGCTCCGGCGGTGCCGGGCGGGCCGGGTGGTGCGGGTGGTGCAGGCGTGGTCCTAGACCAGGCCCTCCTTCTCCAGGCCCGTGCAGCAGGTGTCCGTGATGAGGCGGGTCACCACGTACGGGTCCACGTTCGCGTTCGGACGGCGGTCCTCGATGTAGCCCTTGCCGTCCTTCTCCACCTGCCACGGGATGCGGACGGAGGCGCCGCGGTCCGAGACGCCGTAGCTGAACTCGTTCCAGGGCGCGGTCTCGTGCAGGCCCGTCAGGCGCTCGTCGATGCCGGCGCCGTAGTTCTTCACGTGGTCGAGCGGCTTGCTGCCCTCGCCCAGCGCCTCGCACGCGGTGATGATCGCGCGGTAGTCCTCGCGCATCGCCTTCGTCGAGAAGTTGGTGTGCGCGCCCGCGCCGTTCCAGTCGCCCTTGACCGGCTTCGGGTTCAGCGTCGCGGAGACGTTGAAGTCCTCGGCGGTGCGGTAGAGCAGCCAGCGCGCGATCCACAGCTGGTCGGAGACCTCCAGCGGGCCGACGGGGCCGACCTGGAACTCCCACTGGCCGGGCATGACCTCGGCGTTGATGCCGGAGATGCTCAGGCCCGCCGCGAGGCAGTGGTCCAGGTGCTTCTCCACGATCTCGCGGCCGAAGATCTCGTCCGAGCCGACACCGCAGTAGTAGCCGCCCTGCGCCGCCGGGAAGCCGCCCACCGGGAAGCCGAGCGGACGGATGCCGTCGAAGAAGGTGTACTCCTGCTCGATGCCGAAGATCGGCTCCTGGCCCGCGAACTTCTCGGCGACCGGGCGCAGCAGCGCGCGCGTGTTCGACTCGTGCAGGGTCATGTCGATGTTCAGGACCTCGCACATGACGAGGACGTTGTCCCCGCCGCGGATCGGGTCCGGGCAGGAGAACACCGGGTTGAGCACGCGGTCGGAGGCGTGGCCCTCGGCCTGGTTGGTGCTCGATCCGTCGAAGCCCCAGATCGGCAGCGCGTCGCCGTCCCCGAGGATCTTGGTCTTGGAGCGAAGCTTCGCCGTCGGCTCGGTGCCGTCGATCCAGATGTACTCAGCCTTGTAGCTCACGGGGCCCCATCCTCAGACTCTGCGGGTGCTGCTGGTCGCTGCTTCATCGCTGCGGTGATGACCGCAGCGTGCCCGCCCGCGATTTCTCTTCCGTTGCCCGTGTGTGAACCCCGTGTTACCGAGGTTTGCACCGCAGGTCGGGCGGGTTGTGCGGGTTGGTGGCGGCGCGCCCGTCCGGGTGGGGCAGACTGGCCGCGTGAGCATTTCGTCTGATTTGAACTCCGCCGAGGGCCCCGTCGGCAGCACCGCCGGCCGGGCCGCCGAACGCGCCGCCGATCAGGCCCCCGCAGGCCGCCGCCCCCGGGTCGGGCTGCTGGGCACCGGCCCCTGGGCGCACCGCACCCACGCCCCCGCCCTCGCCGCGCACCCCGACTCCGACTTCGCCGGCGTGTGGGGCCGCCGGCCCGAGGCCGCCGCCGAGCTCGCGCACGAGTACGGCGTGAAGGTGTACGAAGACCCCGACGAGCTCTTCGCCGAGTGCGACGTCGTGGCCTTCGCCCTGCCGCCCGACGTCCAGGCCCCGATGGCCGTCCGGGCCGCCGCCGCCGGATGCCACCTGCTCCTCGACAAACCCGTCGCCACCACCGTGGAGGACGCCCGCGCGCTCGCCGAAGCCGTCGCGCTCCACCGGGTCGCCTCCGTCGTCTTCCTCACCCTGCGCTTCGCCGAGCCCACCGCCGGCTGGGTCGAGGAACAGGCCGCGCGCTCCGGCTGGTTCACGGCCGCGGCCCACTGGCTCGGCGCCGTCTTCCCGCCCGACGGCACGCCCAGCGCCTACGCCGACTCGCCCTGGCGCAAGGCCAAGGGCGGGCTGTGGGACGTCGGCCCGCACGCCCTCTCCGTGCTGATCCCGGTCCTCGGCGAGGTCACCGAGGTCAGCGCCACCCGAGGCCCCTCCGACGTCGTCCAACTGGCCCTGCGGCACGCCTCCGGCGCGGCCAGCACCGCGGTCCTCAGCCTGGGCGCGCCGCGCGCGGCCGCCGGGGTGGGGCTGGAACTGCGCGGTACCGAGGGCGTGCACGAACTGCCCGGCTGGAGCGACGTACCGGGCGCCTACGGGCGCGCCCTGGACGCGCTGCTCACCGCCGCCCGGACGGGGGTGCCGGATCCGCGCGGGGTGGAGTTCGGGACCCGGCTGACGGAGATCCTGGCGGAGGCGGAGGCGCAGCTCGCTACTTGATCACGGCGTTCGCGACGATGATGGCAAGGCCGATGGTGGCGTCGGCCATGCCGATCAGCAGGGCCGAGCCGAGCCGGTGGCCCACGCGGAGCGCGACGAGCGACCCCCACGCGAACAGCAGGGCGGTGTTCAGGCCCAGCCCGACGGCGGTCACCCCGTACGAGCCCCAGTCGAAGAGCCCGGCGCCGAGCAGGAGCAGGACGGTGGGGAGGGTGGCCACGATCAGCGGCCACTCGTTCCACAGTGCGAGGGCGAGCATCCGCCACCGGTGCCAGGCGGACTCCTTCCGGTGGTCCGCCATGTGGTGCGCGTACCCGTGCGCGAGCCCGGCGGTGGCGCCCGTCACGAAGACCCAGCTCGCGTCGTAGAACGGGGTGAAGGCCTGGCCCTCCTGGCCGAGCGCGGCCAGCAGCGCGCTGGCCAGCACGGTCCCGTACACCCCGCCGAACATCCAGTCGGCCCCCCGCCGCCCGGGACGGGAGCCCGTCCCGGCGGGAGGGGCGGTCCGGTCCTGCCGGGGGCTCGGCTGCGGTTGCTGCTGCTCGTTCACGGGGGTCCTTTGTTGTGATTCGTCCGCTTTGGCGCTTCGGCCACCCTACGGGGGTGGGGGGTGGGGACGAGATGAAGAGACGGGACGGGGGCGGGGTGCGGGGCGGCTCCGGACCCGCTCTGTGGGGCCGGCTCACCGGTGACGCCGGGCCCGGCCCGGACGACGAGGACCGCATCCGGCTGGACGGGTGGGAGATGAAGCCCGACGTGCAGGCCGCCGTCCGCGCCGCGTGGGACCGCGTCGACGCCGAGACGATCGCCTCCGGCGCGGACACCGGCTGGTTCCGCGACGAGGTCGGCCGGCTCTACGGCTGGGACGTGCCCGGAGTCGACTACGGGGTCGCGGCCGAGACCACCGTCCCGTGGCCCGCCGACGTCCGGCCCACCACCTGCACCAGTGCCGCCACCGCCCGGGTGAACGCCGCCTCCGGGGGCGCCGCGTAGCCGACCACCAGGCCCTCGCGGGACGGGCCCCGGGCGGCCGGGTGGTGGTAGGACGAGAGGCCGTCCAGGGCCAGGCCCGCGGCGTGGGCCGCCGTCAGGGCCCGGGCCTCCTGGCCCGCGGGGAGCTCCAGAACGGCGTGCAGCCCGGCCGAGATGCCGGTCACCCGGACCCCCGGGGCGCGCGCCTCCAGCGCGGCGGCCAACTGGTCGCGGCGGTCCCGGTAGCGCAGCCGCATCCGGCGGACGTGGCGGTCGTACCCCCCGCACTCGATGAAGTCGGCCAGTGCCAGCTGGTCCAGCGCGCTCGCCCAGGACTCCCGCAGGCCCTTCGCGGCCAGCACCTGGTCACGGAGGTGGTCCGGGAGGACCAGCCAGCCCAGGCGGAGCGCGGGGGAGAGGCTCTTGCTCAGCGAGCCCGCGTACACGACGTGTTCGGGAGCCAGTCCTTGCAGCGCGCCGACGGGTTTGCGGTCGTAGCGGAACTCCCCGTCGTAGTCGTCCTCCACGATCACGCCCCCGGCCGTGCGGGCCCATTCCACCGCGGCGGCGCGCCGCGCGGGCAGCAGACGGGCGCCGGTCGGGAACTGGTGCGCCGGAGTGAGCAGCAACGTACGGGCCCGGGCGGGGAGTTCCGTCGTCCGGGCGCCGTCCTCGTCGACCGCGACGGGGTGCGGGCGGACTCCGGCGGCCCGGAGGATGCCGTGGTGGAAGGGCAGCCCGTACGCCTCGACGGCCCAGTCGCGGGGCCGGACGGAGGCCAGGAGGCGCAGTCCGTTGGCGAAGCCCGAGCAGACCACGATGTTCTCGGGGGCGCAGCGCACCCCCCGGGCCCGGGAGAGGTAGCCGGCGAGGGCCCGCCGCAGTTCGGGGCGGCCCTGCGGATCACCGGGGCCGAATGCCTCGGTGGGCGCCTCCGCGAGGGCCCGGCGGGCGCTTACCGCCCAGGGGCCCCGGGGGAAGGACGCGGGGTCGGGTTTGCCCTGGAGCAGGTCGTGGCGCAGCCGCATCGGCGCGGGTCCGGCCGCGGCGGCCGGTGCGTCGGCGGTCGCGACCCCCTCGGCGACCCGGGTGCCGGAACCCTGGCGGGCCGTGAACCAGCCCTCGGCGACCAGTTCGGCGTACGCGTCGGCGACGGCGTTGCGGGCCAGCCCGAGGTCCGCGGCCAGGGTCCGGTACGGCGGCAGCCGGGTCCCGCCGGCCAGTCGCCCGCTGCGTACGGCATCGCGCAGGGCCTGGGCGAGGGCGGTCCGCCGGGCGCCCCCGGCGGGGAGCTCCAGGTGCAGGTCGGAGCCGCCCGGGTCGGGGGCGGTCATGGGCGCGGCTCCGTGGCGAAGACGGTGTGGGTGGCCGTCAGGAAACGGCGTACGGTCTCCCGTTCGGCGGGGTCGAAGGAGTCGAGCACCTGGAGCACCCCGTCGATCAGGGGCCCGAAGAAGTCCCGGCCCAGGCGGATCGCCGCCGGCTCCACGCGCAGCAGGATCCGGCGCCGGTCGTGTTCGTCGCGCACCCGTGCCACGTGGCCGAGCCGTTCCAGGCGGTCGATCACGGCGGTGGTGCCCGCCGAGTTGAGGCCGAGCCGGGTGCCGAGCAGGCCCGCGGTGGCCGCCTCGTCCGCCCGGGCCGCGTCCAGCAGGCAGATCAGGGCGCGCACGTCGGTGGGGTGCATGCCGTTGCGGGCGGCGAAGTCGGCCTGGCGCAGGCCGAACTCGACGGTCACCGCCCTCAGCAGGTGCACCAGCCGGAGGTTGTCCGGCTCCCGGTCCACCGCGTCGTTCTCCTCGCCGTCCACATCGACTCCCGTCCGATCCCCGCCTAGAATCTCTCGCTGAGCGAGATTATCGCCCAGCGAGAGATTGGACGAGGCATTGGAGCGGGACATGCCCCGAACGTCATCCACGTCATCCACGTCATCCACGTTTTCCCCGTCCTCCTTCCGTGCCGCCTACGACGAGGTCCTCGGCCGGTGGCCCGGCCCCGTCGAGTCCGTCGACCTGCCCACCCCCTACGGGGTCACCCGCGTCAACAGCTGCGGCCCCGCCGACGCCCCGCCGCTGGTGCTGCTGCCCGGCGGCGGAGCCACCTCCACCGTGTGGGGGGCCTGCGCCGCCGCCGGGGCCGCCCGCACCCACCGGGTGCACGCCGTGGACCTGATCGGCGACCCCGGGCTCAGCGTTCCGGCCCCCGGGCGGGCCCTCCGCACCGTCGGGGACCTGGTCGGCTGGCTCGACGCGGTCCTCGACGCGCTCCCAGGCGGGCCCGGCCCGCACGGGCCCGTGACCCTCGGCGGGCACTCGTACGGGGCCTGGATCGCCGCCCACTATGCCGCCCGGCGCCCCGACCGGCTCGGGCGCCTGGTGCTGCTCGACCCGACCCAGGTCTTCACCGGGCTGCGCCCCGGCTACGTCCTGCGCGCACTGCCCGTGCTGGTGCGGCCCACCCCCGGGCGGATCCGCTCCTTCCTCACCTGGGAGACCCGCGGGGCCGCGCTCGAACCGGCCTGGCTGCGGTTGCAGGAGGAGACCGCCCGATTCCCGGGCGTGCGGCCGGTCACCGGGCCGCGCCCGGACCCGACCGCGCTCGCGGCGGCGCGGGTCGACGTCCTCTTCGCCGAGCTGGCCCGCTGCCACGACTGCGGCCGCGCCGCCCGCGCGGCGTCCGCGGCGCTGCCGGGCGCGCACATCGGCGTACTGCCCGGGGTCGGACACCACGCGCTGCCGCTGACGGCCGCGGCAGAGATCGCCCGGCGCCTCTGCCGGCCCCTCCGCTAGCCCTGGTCAGCCCTTGCGGGACAGGGCCTCGCGGACGGCCTCCTCGGAGCGGGCGACCACGGCCGTGCCGTCCTCGGCCGTGATGATCGGGCGCTGGATGAGCTTCGGGTGGGCGGCCAGGTGGGCGATCCAGCGCCCGCGCGCCTCGTCGTTCTCCTCGCGCGGCAGGTCCCGTACGCCCGTCTCCTTCGCCAGGGGGTCCGAGGTGCGCGTGATGTCCCACGGCTCCAGCCCGAGGCGGCCGAGCACCTCGCGGATCTCCTCCTCGGAGGGCACGTCCTCCAGATAGCGGCGCACCGTGTAGTCGGCGCCCTCCGCGTCCAGCAGGGTCAGGGCGCTGCGGCACTTGGAACAGGCGGGATTGATCCAGATCTCCATGGCGCGAACCCTACCCAGAGCCCGCCTGGCCAGGGTCTTTTGTCAGTGGTCCCCGGTAAAATCGAGGAAGAACGACAGGAAGCCAACTACCGTTTGGGAGGCTGTAGATGGCCACTGCCACCACCATCCAGCACGTCAAGAAGAAGCCGCTGCCGGCGGGCCTGCCCCGCGAGTGGTACGAGAGCCACAACCGCCGTCTGAAGGCGATGCGGCTGGCCATATCCCTGCTCGACTCGGGGACGTACGACGCCCGGCGCGCCACCAACCGGAAGATCCGGACGATGGCCGTCCGGACGGGGATCCACCGGCCGTCGAATGTCACCTGCAAGATGGTGCGCGCGTTCATCATGGAGTCGTAGTCAGAGCGTCCGGCCGCCCTGCCCGGCGGCCGGATCCTCTCCGTCCAGCGAGAGCAGCAGCAGGGCCACGTCGTCGTGCGGACCGCCGTTCGTGAAGGACGCGAGGTCCCGCCACACCGCACCGACCAGGCCCGCCGGGTCCCGGACCAGTACGGGCACCCGGTCGGCCAGCGGGTAGAAGTGCCCCGTAGCGTCCCGGGCCTCCGTCACGCCGTCGGTGTGCAGCAGCAGCTGGTCCCCGGGGCGCACCGACAGCTCCGTCACCTTCGGCGGGGTCGGCCCGGCCAGACCCAGACCCAGCGGCGGCCCCGGATCCACCGCCACCTCTTCGACCACCCGGCCGCGCACCCGCAGGGCCGGCGGATGCCCGCACGACACGATCCGTACGCGGTCCAGCCCCGGCGGGAACTCCAGCAGCACCGCCGTCGCGAACAGCTCCGGATGGTCGACCGAGGTCGCCGCCGCGTCCGCCACCAGGCGCCGGTCCAGCCGTGCCGCGACCGCCCCCAGCCCGGCGTCGTCGATCACGGCCTCGCGGAAGGCCCCGAGCAGCGCCGCCACCGTGCCGACCGCCGCCAGGCCGTGCCCCTGCACGTCCCCGACCAGCGCCCGTACCCCGTACGGCCCGGCCCGTACGTCGTACAGGTCGCCGCCGACCAGCGTGCCGTGCTGCGCCGCCCGGTAGAGGCCCGAGCAGCGCACCGGACCCACCCGCTCCGGCACCGGTGGGAGCACCGCCAGCTGGGCCGCCTCCGCCACCGTCCGTACGCTGACCAGCTGCGCGTCCCGGCGCTGCCGGACCCAGGCGATCACCACGCTGAGCACGCCGACGACGGCCACCGTGGCCAGGTCCGTCCCCCGGGCATGGGCCACACCGAGCTCGTGCACGCCCAGCAGCAGCAGGACGATGGCGGCGAAGACCGCGGTCCCGGCCGCCCCGTACGCGAAGGCGGCCACCGGGGGCAGGCCGGCCAAGAAGAACCCGAGCTCCACATCGCCCGGGGTGATCGCCTGGGCCAGGACCAGCACGACCAGGGCGACCGCGGGCGCGATCCGGGCCCAGCGCGGCGGCGGCTCGCCGCGCAGCCAGCCCGTCTCCTGACGTCGGCGTCTCACTACTCCACCCTGGTACGGGGGCGGGGCCTGCGCACCCCGGACCGGCCCGCCGGGTGGCCCCGTACGCCCCGGGCCGCGACAGTGGGGGCGTGACGGCAAGCGAAGGCGCGGGCAAACGGCCCACCCGGGCGCACATCGAGGCGCACGGCGCGGGCGGCGGCGCACAGAGCGCGGAGATCAGCACGCGGCTCAACTGGCTGCGCGCGGGTGTGCTCGGCGCCAACGACGGGATCATCTCCACCGCGGGCCTGGTGGTCGGCATGGCCGGGGCCACCACCTCGCGCGCGGCGATCCTGGCGGCGGGTGTCGCCGGACTGCTGGCGGGCTCGCTGTCCATGGCGGCGGGGGAGTACGTCTCCGTCAGCTCCCAGCGGGACTCCGAGCGGGCCGCGCTCGACCTGGAACGCCGGGAACTGGCCGAGGAACCGGCGGCGGAGCTCGACGAGCTGACGGACCTGCTGGCCGAGCGGGGGCTCAGCCACGACGTGGCCCGGGAGGCCGCAGAGCAGCTGACGGCACGGGACGCACTGCGGGCCCACGCCCGCGTGGAGCTCGGGATCAACCCCGACGAGCTGGCCAACCCGTGGCACGCCGCCTTCGCCAGCCTCGTCGCCTTCACGGTGGGGGCGCTGCTCCCGCTGCTGGCGATCATCCTGCCGGGACCGTCGGCGCGGGTGCCGGTGACGGTGGTCGCGGTGCTGGCGGCGCTGACGCTGTGCGGGGTGATCAGTGCGAGGCTGGGCGGGGCGCCGATGCCGAGGGCGGTGCTGCGCAACGTGGTGGGCGGCGCGCTGGCGATGGGCGTCACCTACGCGGTGGGCACCTGGCTCGGCACGGCCACCTGACCGGGCCCCGCCCGGCCCGGCCCGGCGTTTCGGCCTTGCCGGCGACCGAGGCGCGGGCGCGGAGCGCCGTACGGTGACGGCGGCCGGGCCGGGCCCGCGGGGAAACGGTGCGGCGCGCCCCGCCGGATCCCGCCGAGCCCGCGCAGCGGACCGGCAGGATGGGGGCATGCGCATTGCTGTCACCGGGGCGACCGGGCTCATCGGAAGTGCACTCGTGCGGTCCCTGCGGGAGGACGGGCACGAGGTGGTGCGGTTCGTACGGCGGGAGCCGGCCGGGGCGGACGAGGCACGGTGGGATCCCGCGCGCGGGTACGTGGATCCGGCCGGACTGGCCGGCTGCGGGGCCGTCGTGCACCTGGCCGGGGCCGGGGTCGGGGACCACCGGTGGACGGCCGCGTACAAGAGGGAGATCCGCGACAGCCGGGTGCTCGGCACCGCCGCGCTCGCGAACGCCCTCGCCGCCCTCGACGAGCCGCCTGCGGTCCTGGTCAGCGGTTCCGCCATCGGCTACTACGGGGACACCGGCGACCGGCCCGTCGACGAGGACGCCCCGGCCGGACACGGGTTCCTGCCCTCGGTCTGCGTGGAGTGGGAGGCGGCGGCCGCCGCCGCCCAGGAGGCCGGGATCCGGACCGCGTTCGCCCGTACCGGCCTCGTCGTCGCCCGTGAGGGCGGGGCCTGGGCACGCATGTTCCCCCTCTTCCGGGCCGGGATCGGCGGCCGGCTCGGCAACGGCCGCCAGTACTGGTCGTACATCTCGCTCCGGGACGAGGTCGCGGCCCTGCGGCACATCATCGACACCCCCGCGCTGTCCGGCCCCGTCAACCTCACGGCACCGGAGCCGCTGACCAACCGCCAGGTCACCGCGGCCATGGCCCGCGTGCTGCACCGGCCCGCGCTGCTGCCCGTACCGGCCGTGGCGCTGCGCGTCGTGCTGGGGGAGTTCGCCGAGGACGTGCTGGGCAGTCAGCGGGCCCGGCCCGCGCGGCTGCTGGAGTCCGGCTTCCTCTTCCGCGACCCGGGGATCGAGCAGGCGATCCGCGCCGCGCTGCCCTCCGGGTGAGAGCCCCGGAATACCTGCCGGGGCCTCCGGGGGATCCGCGTGCGACCACCGTGCGACCGTTCGTGACCCGTATGCGACCGTCGTGCGACCGGAGTTGACCGTAATACCACGCCGAACTCGGGTTCCCCTTGAGCCGGTTGGGGGAAGGAGGATCCCCACACAGCCGCGCCGACCTCGGGGAGGGGCACGTGCTCAGCAGCGCACACCATGCCGCACACCATGCGGACGTCGTCATCGTAGGAGCCGGAGTCTCAGGACTCGCGGCAGCGCAGCACCTGATCGCAGCGGGAGTCACGGTCACCGTCCTGGAGGCCGCGGACGACCCCGGCGGGCGGATGGCCACCGAGTCCGCCGACGGATTCCGGCTGGACCGGATCGGCCAGTTGCTCAACACCTCGTACACAGAGCTCGAACGCACCCCCGGCCTCCGGGCCCTGACCCTGCGCCCCTTCACACCGGGGGTCCTCGTCCACACCGACGGGAAACAGCTGCGGGTCGGGGTCCTCACCCCGGCCCGGGCCCTGGCCAGCGGCTCCCTCGACCAGGCCCGGATCAGCGCCGCCCTCGGCCGGCTCGCCACCTTGCCCGAGGAGAAACTGCTCGCCCGGCCCGAGCGCACCGCGCACGCCGCCCTGCGCTCCCGCGGGCTGCCGGCGCGCACCCTGCACGGGGCGCTCCGCCCCCTGCTCGCCACCCTGCTGCGCGACCCGGAGCTCACCACCTCCAGCCGGGTCGCCGACCTCGCCCTGCGCACCTTCGCCCGCGGCCGGCTCGCCGTGCCCGAGGGCGGCGCGGCGGCCCTGCCGGACCTGCTCGCCGCCGCCCTGCCGCCCGGCACCGTACGGACCGGGGTCCGGGTCCGGTCGGTGGCGACCAACCTGGTCACCACCGAGGAGCACGGCGACTTCCGCTGCCGCTCCGTCCTCCTGGCCACCGGAGCCCGGGCCGCCGCCGAGCTGCTGCCCGGCCTGCGCGTGCCCGCCTTCCACGAGGTCACCGTCCTGCACCACGCCACCGCCGCACCCCTGTACCGGGACGGCTCGCTGCTCCTGGACGGGGACCCCAAGTGGCCCGTCGCCCACACCGCCGTGATGAGCGCGGTCGACCCGACCCGGGCCCCGGCCGGCCGGAGCCTGGTCACCACCACCGTCCTCGGCCCGCCGCCGCCCGCGCGCACGCTCGCCTCCCGGCTGGCCCGGCTCTACGACACCCCCACCCGCGAGTGGGAACTGCTGGCCGTCCACCACACCCCGGAGGCGGTCCCCGCGATGCCCCCGCCGTACGACCTGCGGCGGCCGGTACGGGTACTGGCCGGGCTGTACGTGTGCGGTGACCACCGCGACACCAACACCGTCCAGGGGGCCCTGCACTCGGCCCGCCGCGCCGCAGGCGCCGTCCTGCGCGACTTCGGCATCCCGCTCCAGGTCGCCCCGGAGCCCGCGCTTCCGGTGGCGGCCTGAGAACCACAGACGCACCGGGGGCCCGGTCCCGCCACGGGACCGGGCCCCTGCTGTACCGGGATCCACGTGCCCTCAGGACAGGGCCGCCACCCGGTCCCGGTAGGTCCGCACGGCCGAGGCGTCCCGGTACGGCTCCAGCCGCCGCTCGAAGTCCCGTACGTACTCCACCGCGCGCACCGACCGCATCTCCATCGCCTGCTGCGCCGCCTCCGCGCCCAACGCGCAGGCCTGGTCCAGCTCGCCCAGCCCCAGCCGGGCCGTGGCCAGCACCACCCGGCAGAACAGCCGGGACCGCGCGTACCCGGGCGCCCGCAGCTGGAGCGACCGCTCCGCGTGCTGCGCCGAGGCCCGGTACTGCTGGAGGTCCCGGTGGCAGTGCCCGAACTCGTCCGCCAACTGCGCCTCGTCGTAGAACCGGGCCCAGTGCGGCACGTCGTCCCCCGGCCGGGCCGCGCCCAGCGCGCGCTCGGCCCGCACCAGGGAGGCGGTCGACGCGCGGACCTCGCCGAGGACGGCGTGTCCGCGCGCCTCGGCCGAGTGGAGCAGCGCCTGGACCACCGGCGGCGGCCCGGAGCCGACGCCCTGCTGGGCCACCCGGGCCAGCTGGACGGCCTCGCGGCCGTGGCCGAGGTAGACCGCCTGCCGGCTCATGGTGACCAGCACGTACGAGCCGTAGGGGCGGTCCGCGGCCGCCTGCGCGAGCCGCAGCGCCTGCACGAAGTAGCGCTGGGCCAGGCCGTGCGCAGCGATGTCGTACGAGGTCCAGCCCGCGAGCCGGGTCAGATCGGCGGCCGCCGAGAACAGCCGCCGCCCGGTGGTCTCCCCGTAGGTCCCGCGGAGCATCGGCTCGGCCTCGTGCTCCAGGTAGCGCACCAGGGCCTGCCGGGCGTGGCCGCCGCCGTAGGCCTGGTCCAGGGTCCGGAACAGCTCGCTCACCGATCTCAGCGCGGCGATGTCCCCGCCGGTCACGCGCTGCCCGGGGCCGCGGTCGATCTGTCGCTGCCGGGGCACCGAGGCCCGCCCCTGCAGCGGGACGCGGGCCGCCGAGGGTTCCGCACCGCGGCCGACCCGCTCGTCGGCCCGCCCGATGAGCCAGTCGCGGCTGGGCACGACCAGCCCGGCCGGGGTGAAGGCGATCTTCCGGAGCTCGGCGTGCGAGCCGGAGTCCTTGCGCCACAGCCCGCTCGCGATGTCGACTGCCTCCTCGGGGGTCGCCGCGAACTCCAGGCCCGCATAGACGGGCGCGCAGGCGTCCAGGCCCAGGTCCTGGGCGGAGAGCCGCCGTCCGAGGCGGCGCGTGAACACCTCGGCGATCAGCGCCGGAGTAGTGCCGCGAGGCTGCTGCCCGCGCAGCCATCTGGTCACCGAGGTTTTGTCGTACCGCAGATCGAGACCGTGCTCCAGGCCGAGCTGGTCCACGCGGCGGGCGAGCCCGGCGTTGGAGAACCCGGCTTCCGCGATCAGCGCCGCGAGCTGCCGGTTGGGGACGCGCTGGGCAGGTCGTTCCGTCATCGGCTCCACGGTCTCCTGACGTGACGGACCGGGGTCCCGGCCCTGTGAACGGCGTGAATGTAGCGGCGAACTTCGCCGATGCCGCCCTCTCTGCCCCACATTCATCCGATCGTGTGCAGAATGCGTAGGGCCCTTTACGGACCGGACCCCTCCGCCCGCGTACGCTGCGGCCCATGACCCCTCGGCCCCACGGGGCGCACCTCCCCGAGGAGCGAACCGAATCCACAGCCCCGCTGTCCCCGCCCGAACTGACCGAGGCGGAGTGCCGGCGCTGCGGCACCTACATCGCGGGGCTCGACGGCCGGTACGCGTGCGGGGTGTGCGGCTGGGTCAACGACCACGAGGAGGGCCACCGGCGGCTGCCGCGGGCCGACGAGGACCCGGACCGGCCGCCCAAGGGCCGACGCCGGCCGAAGCAGCTGCCGTGGCCCCCGGTGGAGCCCGCGCCGGGGCCCTGAAGAGGCCTTGAAGGGGCCTTGAAGGGGCCCTGTGGGGGCTCGAACGGGTCGCC encodes:
- a CDS encoding Gfo/Idh/MocA family protein translates to MLGTGPWAHRTHAPALAAHPDSDFAGVWGRRPEAAAELAHEYGVKVYEDPDELFAECDVVAFALPPDVQAPMAVRAAAAGCHLLLDKPVATTVEDARALAEAVALHRVASVVFLTLRFAEPTAGWVEEQAARSGWFTAAAHWLGAVFPPDGTPSAYADSPWRKAKGGLWDVGPHALSVLIPVLGEVTEVSATRGPSDVVQLALRHASGAASTAVLSLGAPRAAAGVGLELRGTEGVHELPGWSDVPGAYGRALDALLTAARTGVPDPRGVEFGTRLTEILAEAEAQLAT
- a CDS encoding MarR family winged helix-turn-helix transcriptional regulator; this translates as MSRSNASSNLSLGDNLAQREILGGDRTGVDVDGEENDAVDREPDNLRLVHLLRAVTVEFGLRQADFAARNGMHPTDVRALICLLDAARADEAATAGLLGTRLGLNSAGTTAVIDRLERLGHVARVRDEHDRRRILLRVEPAAIRLGRDFFGPLIDGVLQVLDSFDPAERETVRRFLTATHTVFATEPRP
- a CDS encoding alpha/beta fold hydrolase, whose translation is MPRTSSTSSTSSTFSPSSFRAAYDEVLGRWPGPVESVDLPTPYGVTRVNSCGPADAPPLVLLPGGGATSTVWGACAAAGAARTHRVHAVDLIGDPGLSVPAPGRALRTVGDLVGWLDAVLDALPGGPGPHGPVTLGGHSYGAWIAAHYAARRPDRLGRLVLLDPTQVFTGLRPGYVLRALPVLVRPTPGRIRSFLTWETRGAALEPAWLRLQEETARFPGVRPVTGPRPDPTALAAARVDVLFAELARCHDCGRAARAASAALPGAHIGVLPGVGHHALPLTAAAEIARRLCRPLR
- the pdxR gene encoding MocR-like pyridoxine biosynthesis transcription factor PdxR encodes the protein MTAPDPGGSDLHLELPAGGARRTALAQALRDAVRSGRLAGGTRLPPYRTLAADLGLARNAVADAYAELVAEGWFTARQGSGTRVAEGVATADAPAAAAGPAPMRLRHDLLQGKPDPASFPRGPWAVSARRALAEAPTEAFGPGDPQGRPELRRALAGYLSRARGVRCAPENIVVCSGFANGLRLLASVRPRDWAVEAYGLPFHHGILRAAGVRPHPVAVDEDGARTTELPARARTLLLTPAHQFPTGARLLPARRAAAVEWARTAGGVIVEDDYDGEFRYDRKPVGALQGLAPEHVVYAGSLSKSLSPALRLGWLVLPDHLRDQVLAAKGLRESWASALDQLALADFIECGGYDRHVRRMRLRYRDRRDQLAAALEARAPGVRVTGISAGLHAVLELPAGQEARALTAAHAAGLALDGLSSYHHPAARGPSREGLVVGYAAPPEAAFTRAVAALVQVVGRTSAGHGTVVSAATP
- the glnII gene encoding glutamine synthetase; translation: MSYKAEYIWIDGTEPTAKLRSKTKILGDGDALPIWGFDGSSTNQAEGHASDRVLNPVFSCPDPIRGGDNVLVMCEVLNIDMTLHESNTRALLRPVAEKFAGQEPIFGIEQEYTFFDGIRPLGFPVGGFPAAQGGYYCGVGSDEIFGREIVEKHLDHCLAAGLSISGINAEVMPGQWEFQVGPVGPLEVSDQLWIARWLLYRTAEDFNVSATLNPKPVKGDWNGAGAHTNFSTKAMREDYRAIITACEALGEGSKPLDHVKNYGAGIDERLTGLHETAPWNEFSYGVSDRGASVRIPWQVEKDGKGYIEDRRPNANVDPYVVTRLITDTCCTGLEKEGLV
- a CDS encoding ArsC/Spx/MgsR family protein translates to MEIWINPACSKCRSALTLLDAEGADYTVRRYLEDVPSEEEIREVLGRLGLEPWDITRTSDPLAKETGVRDLPREENDEARGRWIAHLAAHPKLIQRPIITAEDGTAVVARSEEAVREALSRKG
- a CDS encoding PP2C family protein-serine/threonine phosphatase encodes the protein MRRRRQETGWLRGEPPPRWARIAPAVALVVLVLAQAITPGDVELGFFLAGLPPVAAFAYGAAGTAVFAAIVLLLLGVHELGVAHARGTDLATVAVVGVLSVVIAWVRQRRDAQLVSVRTVAEAAQLAVLPPVPERVGPVRCSGLYRAAQHGTLVGGDLYDVRAGPYGVRALVGDVQGHGLAAVGTVAALLGAFREAVIDDAGLGAVAARLDRRLVADAAATSVDHPELFATAVLLEFPPGLDRVRIVSCGHPPALRVRGRVVEEVAVDPGPPLGLGLAGPTPPKVTELSVRPGDQLLLHTDGVTEARDATGHFYPLADRVPVLVRDPAGLVGAVWRDLASFTNGGPHDDVALLLLSLDGEDPAAGQGGRTL